The genomic interval ACattctagaaaaaaaaacatgtaaatatacaAGTAACCAACTTTATTAAGCTGTCGGCACACCTGtattaaaaaatgtgtacgaTATTAACCCAAAATATGTATTACTAAATAATCCAATAACACAGTCAAtctcaacatttaaaaaatatttcttcaaCAACAAATGTGTATTTACAGTAAGATAATACAcgaaataatcaaaatatgttaGTTCTGCTTGAAACGATGAGATTTGCCCGCTATTTCAATGCTTAATGCACTAAAAGGCAAAGGTGAACGAATCTTTAAAGGCGAAAATACATCGTTTGTCCCCACTTGTTTCTCCAAAACATTAGGTCTTAGGTTTGTTCTTTCTTTAATCGTTAACTTTTTTATAGTACTCAAGTTGCTTTCCAATTTTATAGCATATTCAAATACCGGAAAAAAAAATGCTACACAGCAGTGTTTCTTCGTAATTATGTAAACTTTACTTGTTCGATTGTATTTCACTATCATCCAATTAAGCAAAAAAAGATAGAACATTCAACCTAGACTCCAACACAAAACAACGTAACGAAACTAAAAACAGCTGAAATTGTACATGGGCGCCACCTCCTGGCATAGGCGCCTCATCCTTGGCATGGGCTCGttttcttttggaaaaatacaaatttatctaGTAGACCGACTAGCGGCCAATTTATTTGTGCATGCAACAATTTGCATATGTTCAAAGCAGTTGTTTGATGTCGTTGGTGTTTTCATTGGATGGAAATTTGCTCGTTACACAGGCCATCAACATCGATATGCTTTCCAAAACGTCACCATGACACCGCTCATAAAGGTCCTCACGCTTGCAAATAAGTTGTGATCGTGTGTTTATGTTCATATGTGGATGAATTTattttcgctgaatcgcactacattgcgaTATATTTGTTAAAACTATATAGAACTTACGGACCCTGTATAATTATCCGTGAATGTTTAAATCTTAGAGTCgactcggaagtagcattggctcatttattgatGCATCGCCAAGATGaagtggcgcccgtgattaacgtcCGTGTTGTTGTTCTGTGAACTGCAGAGTATCGTCAGGTGTCTATACCTGATCTATATACGTGTATCGGAGGGTGTCGTAAGAGTTGTGCACCATGGCTTTGCAAGGGTTCGATGAGAGTTATGCCGGCAAATGGCAGCTGATAAAGCACGAAGGGCTTGATGCGTTCTTAGAAGCAAATGGTAGGTTGTACCTTGATATTAAATTATATACActtgcattattattttatttattacaagttaATGTGTGTGAGCAAAACGCacgttttttttctgaaaaaaaaaagtttacatactACGTCTTACTTAAGCTAGTCTGCAACCATAACCTATACCAATACGTTTTAGTACACAATTATATTACGGACAACGTGTATTTTGGTTGCACGTTCTTATTGAGTAGATAACGTTGCATTTGAACTGTATCGGTAAATTAAGGTATAATGTAAGTATGCAAACTAGAGAACCATCTGTTGCGAAAGAATAAACATTTACGGTATGACTGGTTAACAGAACACGTCGCACGCTTATTCAGAGTTTATTTTACCGTATAATGTTTAAGTAGTTAATTACTAGACACATCAGATGACACATTAATACAATTAGTTGAATCCTAATTGTCTCAACCGCTTTTATTAAACAGTTCACAGTATAAAACGGATAGCCAAGCCCAATTTTCTTTCACACTTGCCATTACTTTTCATCTTTTCAGGACTTAATTTCGTGATCCGGAAGTTCGTGTTGTTGTTCAAGACGACGATGGAGCTGATCCGCGAGGGTGACAGCAAGGTGAAGGTCATCATGAAGACCGGAAAGACGATAGAGGCCGTCATGGACTTCTCACAGGAGTACGAGGGCGATGACGGCTTCGATAATAAAATTAAGGTATACGGTACATGACCAAGCAAAACATGA from Dreissena polymorpha isolate Duluth1 chromosome 1, UMN_Dpol_1.0, whole genome shotgun sequence carries:
- the LOC127871992 gene encoding fatty acid-binding protein-like — translated: MALQGFDESYAGKWQLIKHEGLDAFLEANGLNFVIRKFVLLFKTTMELIREGDSKVKVIMKTGKTIEAVMDFSQEYEGDDGFDNKIKVKATWNPSTKQMKAETTPIEGSKAKRSIVEKSLMPDDNNMMLEVMTLPDHNVTCKRYFKKESMP